The Candidatus Bathyarchaeota archaeon sequence CCGTTCAACTCCGCTTTGATGCAGCCTTTATTCTCCACAAAACGTTTGACCTCCTTTTTGTCGAGGGAAATCCAAGTGAAAAGCCTGGTGTAGAGGCCGTGAGATTTCTTAAAGCATTCAGAAGTTTGCAGATAAAGCCATATTTTATCTAAGTCCTCATTTTCTGCCCAACTTGAGAAACTGCTGGATTCAGCTTCTAAATTTTCATTTTCCCATTCAAGAAAAGTTGCAACTGGCTTGAAACCAAGTTTTTCCAAGGCTTTTTGAGCTGGAATATTTGTGGATTCTGTGACCAATCTAGCTTTTCTAGCTCCTTTTTCAGCCGCAAATTCTAGGCATTTCCTGGTTATTGCCGTGATTACTCCTCTTCTTCTATATTCTGGGTGAGTTCTTGCCCCTCTCAGCCAAGCTTCTCCTTCTTTGATTATAACGACGTTAGTGATTCCAACAGGTTTTCCATCCATGACTCCAACAAAAATTTTCCCAGAGGGGTCTTTAATCCATTTGTCCCAAACTTCAGGTATGTAATCTCCCCACTCCCAAGTTTTCCGACAGAAACTTAAAACAGCCTCCTTATCTTCAGGTTTTGCTTCTCTAACCAAGATTTTCTGGTTCATTTCAGCAATCCTCCGATTTCAACTTGCACATCTGAATTGTAAGTTTATTTTAAATTGCACTACAATAATTTTTATAGGCGATAGCTCTAAATTACATTTCTCAGTTTAAACTTTCAGGTGAAATCGTTGGAAAAGAAAGTTGGAAGAACGCCTGTAGTGCACGATGAGTTTTCTAACTGTTTTTTGAAAATGGAATGTGAAAATCCTTCGGGAAGCCATAAGGATAGGGAAACCCTCCATCTAATAGAAAAGTTTGGCTGGGACAAACATTACATAATAGCTTCAAGCGGCAATGCAGGAATATCTCTCGCCTATTGGATGCGGGAAAAAGCTGTAGTTCTCGTTCCAGAAATAACTCCTAAGGAAAAAATTGAGGCTATCCAAAGTTTAGGGGCTGAAGTGATTGTTAAAGGAAGATATTACTACGAATCCTACATGCTTGTTGAGAAAATAGCTAGAAATAAGGGGTTAATCAACATTTCACCCTGTTTTGTTGACAGATGGCGAGGGGATATACCAATAAGCTATGAGTTGAAGGATTTAAAGCCAGACTATATTTTCGTCCCTTCTGCAAATCATACACTGGCTCTAGGAATAGCCCACGGATTCCAAGAAATGAAGATGAAAGGACTAATTGAAAAAACTCCAACTGTAATCTCATGCGTCTTACCAAATCATCCCTTTGTCGAGTTTACCAAAGACATAGAAGAGAAATACAAGAAGATTTTTAATTCAATTTACACGTTTGGAGGAAAAGGGAAAAATCTTAGAAGAGAATTTCTGAATTTCCCGTTTACAAAAGTCGAGTCAACATTAAACTTGGATGAGGTATTAGAACTGTGCAAAAAATATTCTCAATTTGACCCCGCTGTTTCACTTGCAATCTATTTGTCTAAACAATACAAAGGATTAAAAGTTGTAATTGCTACCGGAGTTAAAAGATAACTTGACTTTTGAAAGGTTTGTATACTCCAAAGGCTAGTGGAAGGCGAGGACGATTTAATGAGAGACGATAATTCCGAGAACATTAATTTAATTGAATGCTTCGCTAAACCAGGTGTGATGACAGAATTATGAAGAAGGTTGAACCTGAAACCAAAGTATTTGCTGAAGGCGTTATAGTAATTGCTCTAACTGTGATTCTTAAGGATGTTTTACCACCTATTTATCGACTTCCTCAGGGTGGCTCTGTAAGTGCAGGCGGTATGGTTCCTCTACTTTGGTTTTCGCTGAGGAGAGGTTTGCGTGCTGGTTTAGAGGCATCAACCGTGTATGGTTTAATTCATATGGCAATGCCGGGAAGCTATATTGTTGATCCCATTCAAGCATTACTTGATTACCCTATAGCTTATGCTGCTTTAGGCTTGGCCGGAATGTTCAAAAAATACCCATTAGTTGGGGTTGGAGTAGGAATAGCCGGCAGATTCTTGGCTCACTTTACTTCTGGAGTCTGGTTCTTTTGGGAATACGCCGGCGCCATGAATCCAATGCTATACTCGGCTATTTACAATGGAGGCTATCTTCTTATAGAGTTAATTATGAGCGAAATAATCATTTTCATCCTTGCAAAGAGACGATTACTCGAAATTTATCTCTAAGCACGCGCCTCCCCCTTTTTCCTTAGTGTGAAGAAAAGTAGTTTAACCTAGATTCGAAAAGTTTACTAATCTTTAATTATGTTTATGCAAAAGAGGAGATGCAAGCTTGTACGTAGTTGATGCTAATTCAGTTAGAGAGTTTGAACTAAAGAAGGAACATGCAAAAGGGGTTAAGGTAAAGTATCTTTTGCATGCTGGCATCGGAGCTAAACGCATTCAACTTAGATTATTTACGATTGATGTAGGAGGCTATACCCCATTTGAAAGTCACGAGCATGAACATGAAGTTTTCATATTAAAGGGGAAAGCAAAAATTTATGGTGAAAACTGTGTCTTTTTAGCTAAGCCTGGAACAGCAATATTCATTCCATCATTTGAAAAACATAAAATAGAAAATGCTGGCGAGGAGCCTCTAGAGTTCCTATGCACCAAAGAAACAAGCGAAATTCCGGAAGAACTCAAAAGCTAAATATACACTATAAAATGTTAAGCATATTAGCCAATCGAGAGTGAAAAGTTTGAAGGCAGAAACAGTTGAGAAAATAGTTGGATACACACTTCTCATAATTGGCCTAATAATAATGCTATTCTCAATATGGTTTGCCTTCCAAATGCTGAGCGGGAAAGCTGAGCTTCCCCAACTGATTCCAACGCCAACTGGAGAGGAAAACTTTGCAGTAGCGTTTGTTCCAATAGCCAACGCCTTCCTCATATTCTTCCTCTTCATAGTCATAGAATACGGTGCATCCGTAATAACAAGCAGAGGAATTTCACTTATCAAGGATGCCAGATTAAAAACACACAAAGAAATAGTGAAAAAAGAGGAGAAAACGCCGGAAATAACTGAGAAAACTCAAGAAGTCAATACCACAGTTGAAGAAAGCGAATCTAGTTCAGTATGACCCCCTAACATTTTTGTAGAAGGGTTGGGTTCTCTAAAATTTCCTTTATCTTTTGCAGAAATTCTGCGGCTGGTGCTCCGTCTACAATTCTATGGTCAAACGATAGACTTAGAGTCATCATGGGCTTAATTTTAACTTCTTCTCCATCTGCAACTGGTTTCTTTGTTATTTTTCCAACTCCAAGTATGGCTGCTTCAGGCGGATTTATAATTGGAGTGAAAAATTCAACTCCGTACATTCCAAGGTTGGTTATTGTGAAGGTTCCACCTGAAACATTTTCCTTTTCCAGTTTTCCCTCACGAGCTTTTTGAGTAAGCGTTTTTATTTCGGATGAAATTTCAGAAAGCGACTTTTTATCTGCATTTTTAACTACTGGGATAACCAAACCTTGAGGCGTGGCTGTCGCAACTCCAATGTTTATGTCTTCAAAAACTTTGATTTCCCCATCTTTAAGGGTTGAGTTTAGCATTCTATGCTCCTTTAGAGCTAAGGCAACAGCCTTAACAATTATGTCAGTATAGGATACTCCAAGCGATTCCTTCAATTTTGAAGCCTCTGACATGTCCACTTCCATTCCTAACGTGCAGTGAGGCGCATTCTTAATGCTTAACGCCACCCTCTCAGCTGAAACTTTCCTAATACCAACAAGCGGAATTACTTCGCGAACTTTTGGTTTATACTCCATTTTCTCTTCAATATAACGCCTAACATCAGCTTCAACTATTCTCCCCTGC is a genomic window containing:
- a CDS encoding GNAT family N-acetyltransferase; this encodes MNQKILVREAKPEDKEAVLSFCRKTWEWGDYIPEVWDKWIKDPSGKIFVGVMDGKPVGITNVVIIKEGEAWLRGARTHPEYRRRGVITAITRKCLEFAAEKGARKARLVTESTNIPAQKALEKLGFKPVATFLEWENENLEAESSSFSSWAENEDLDKIWLYLQTSECFKKSHGLYTRLFTWISLDKKEVKRFVENKGCIKAELNGEVLGLTLIDDETSRAWRENSIQICYIDGNFESAVDMLKFLKTFCKESGIKKVYAFSCNYQPVVHAFEQLGFKKEDTEIVYEKILD
- a CDS encoding PLP-dependent lyase/thiolase; translated protein: MEKKVGRTPVVHDEFSNCFLKMECENPSGSHKDRETLHLIEKFGWDKHYIIASSGNAGISLAYWMREKAVVLVPEITPKEKIEAIQSLGAEVIVKGRYYYESYMLVEKIARNKGLINISPCFVDRWRGDIPISYELKDLKPDYIFVPSANHTLALGIAHGFQEMKMKGLIEKTPTVISCVLPNHPFVEFTKDIEEKYKKIFNSIYTFGGKGKNLRREFLNFPFTKVESTLNLDEVLELCKKYSQFDPAVSLAIYLSKQYKGLKVVIATGVKR
- a CDS encoding energy-coupled thiamine transporter ThiT; translated protein: MKKVEPETKVFAEGVIVIALTVILKDVLPPIYRLPQGGSVSAGGMVPLLWFSLRRGLRAGLEASTVYGLIHMAMPGSYIVDPIQALLDYPIAYAALGLAGMFKKYPLVGVGVGIAGRFLAHFTSGVWFFWEYAGAMNPMLYSAIYNGGYLLIELIMSEIIIFILAKRRLLEIYL
- a CDS encoding cupin domain-containing protein, which translates into the protein MYVVDANSVREFELKKEHAKGVKVKYLLHAGIGAKRIQLRLFTIDVGGYTPFESHEHEHEVFILKGKAKIYGENCVFLAKPGTAIFIPSFEKHKIENAGEEPLEFLCTKETSEIPEELKS
- a CDS encoding 2-oxo acid dehydrogenase subunit E2 encodes the protein MAVKIVMPKLSLTMKSGAVVQWYKKEGDKVEKGEPIVEVLTEKVTYDIEAPASGVLRKIFAKEGEEVPVNGLLAIITMPDEPLPEIEEEKVKEVVKERILASPAAKRLAREYGIDLSQIVGTGPQGRIVEADVRRYIEEKMEYKPKVREVIPLVGIRKVSAERVALSIKNAPHCTLGMEVDMSEASKLKESLGVSYTDIIVKAVALALKEHRMLNSTLKDGEIKVFEDINIGVATATPQGLVIPVVKNADKKSLSEISSEIKTLTQKAREGKLEKENVSGGTFTITNLGMYGVEFFTPIINPPEAAILGVGKITKKPVADGEEVKIKPMMTLSLSFDHRIVDGAPAAEFLQKIKEILENPTLLQKC